In one window of Ruminococcus albus AD2013 DNA:
- a CDS encoding cellulase family glycosylhydrolase — protein MNRGISKKVIAGFVAMGVVIIGLIIALVVTNRGKDDDSWKTSSPKKKSETVSSEAEESEAEEEEEEDSEEEEEEEDSESEEEESEAEKEDDVKKEGYVVNWSSGNSWEDSGKQMSGLDIGIANYSDDAVSGWKLELEVADLKSVDGWNGTFTIKGNTLTITNADYNGDIAKGGTVTLGCNIGTGSSLNVKSAKLNGVTCTLKKGKVSQNNNNNNNNNNNNGNNNEKKDVDVKKLLKRSKNAEQGDDWLHTDGNKILDADGKQVWLTGVNWFGYNTGTNTFDGLWNSEFEPTIKAIADHGFNLIRVPMSAELINQWAAGEYPQANYNNAYNEELNSMNSLQIFDYFLKLAEENGMKVMPDIHSANTDASGHNANLWYTDRVSAKEYYAALEWLADRYKDNDTIIAFDLKNEPHGKPAEGDQAAIWNDSKADNNWKYVAETAAKKVLAKNPNVLIMVEGTEIYPKNIKKNGDYKSQDNEDYYFNWWGGNLRGVKDYPIDLGKYQDKLVYSPHDYGPTVYEQPWFEGGYDFKSLKKDCWQDNWLYIHEKKTAPLLIGEWGGFMTEPNITWMTYMRQLIKENHLNHTFWCFNANSGDTGGLVLDDFTTWDEEKYEFVKEVLWQEGGKFVGLDHKIALGKNGINLSKAKGLK, from the coding sequence ATGAACCGAGGTATCTCAAAAAAGGTCATTGCGGGCTTTGTTGCCATGGGCGTGGTCATCATCGGACTGATAATCGCGCTGGTCGTTACAAACCGCGGCAAGGACGATGATTCCTGGAAGACTTCTTCGCCGAAGAAAAAGTCGGAAACAGTATCTTCCGAGGCTGAAGAAAGCGAAGCGGAAGAAGAGGAGGAAGAAGACTCCGAGGAAGAGGAAGAAGAGGAGGACTCCGAAAGCGAGGAGGAAGAATCCGAAGCTGAGAAAGAGGACGATGTAAAAAAGGAAGGATATGTAGTAAACTGGTCTTCGGGCAACAGCTGGGAAGACAGCGGCAAGCAGATGAGCGGTCTGGATATCGGCATTGCCAATTACAGCGATGATGCTGTCAGCGGCTGGAAGCTTGAACTTGAAGTTGCAGACCTGAAATCCGTCGATGGCTGGAACGGTACTTTTACCATCAAGGGAAATACACTCACAATAACAAATGCGGATTACAACGGCGATATCGCAAAGGGCGGCACTGTGACACTGGGATGCAATATCGGTACAGGCAGTTCGCTGAATGTTAAGAGCGCGAAGCTCAATGGTGTTACCTGCACCCTGAAAAAAGGCAAGGTAAGCCAGAACAACAATAACAATAATAACAACAATAACAATAACGGCAACAACAACGAGAAGAAGGACGTTGATGTTAAGAAGCTGCTGAAGCGTTCCAAAAATGCAGAACAGGGCGATGACTGGCTGCATACCGACGGCAACAAGATACTTGATGCTGACGGAAAGCAGGTGTGGCTGACAGGTGTTAACTGGTTCGGCTACAACACGGGCACCAATACCTTTGACGGCCTGTGGAACAGCGAATTTGAGCCTACCATCAAGGCTATTGCAGACCACGGCTTCAACCTGATACGTGTACCTATGTCTGCTGAACTTATAAACCAGTGGGCGGCAGGGGAGTATCCTCAGGCGAACTACAACAACGCTTACAACGAGGAACTCAACTCAATGAACTCTCTGCAGATATTCGACTATTTCCTGAAACTGGCAGAAGAGAACGGAATGAAGGTAATGCCCGATATCCATTCGGCTAACACCGATGCGTCGGGTCACAATGCTAATCTGTGGTACACTGACAGGGTCAGCGCAAAGGAGTACTATGCTGCACTGGAATGGCTGGCTGACCGCTACAAGGACAATGACACTATTATAGCTTTCGACCTGAAGAACGAACCTCACGGCAAGCCTGCCGAGGGCGATCAGGCGGCTATATGGAACGACAGCAAGGCTGACAATAACTGGAAGTACGTTGCTGAAACTGCTGCAAAGAAAGTTCTGGCAAAGAACCCCAACGTTCTTATAATGGTAGAGGGTACTGAGATATACCCCAAGAACATCAAGAAGAACGGCGATTACAAATCGCAGGATAACGAGGATTACTACTTCAACTGGTGGGGCGGAAATCTCCGCGGCGTAAAGGATTATCCCATAGATCTGGGTAAGTATCAGGATAAGCTGGTATACTCTCCACACGACTACGGCCCCACTGTATACGAACAGCCGTGGTTCGAGGGCGGCTACGATTTCAAGAGCCTGAAAAAGGACTGCTGGCAGGATAACTGGCTGTACATCCACGAGAAAAAGACCGCACCCCTGCTGATAGGCGAATGGGGCGGATTCATGACCGAGCCTAATATCACCTGGATGACATATATGCGCCAGCTGATAAAGGAAAATCATTTGAACCACACCTTCTGGTGCTTCAATGCGAATTCGGGCGACACAGGCGGACTTGTCCTTGATGACTTCACCACATGGGACGAAGAAAAGTACGAGTTCGTAAAGGAAGTGCTCTGGCAGGAGGGCGGCAAGTTCGTTGGACTTGACCACAAGATAGCTCTCGGCAAGAACGGCATAAATCTTTCAAAGGCAAAGGGTCTGAAATAA
- a CDS encoding SulP family inorganic anion transporter codes for MKNYSKGQLVNDVTAGVIVAIIALPLSIALALASGVGPEQGLYTAIVAGFIVAFLGGSRVQIAGPTAAFATIVAGIVATEGMEGLVISTIMAGVIMIVMGFCRFGALIKYIPGTITSGFTFGIAVTILIGQIKDFFGLTFKNSPVETVDKVKEIVLCFGSLNPQALLVGAVSLAILIFWPKKLEKIPASLIAVIVGSVMVGVLDMKVNTIGSLYKVSKDLPPFTVPHFTFARVRALLPNAFTIAILAAVESLLSCVVADGMIGSKHRSNMELIAQGAANIGSALFGGIPATGAIARTAANVKNGGRTPIAGMVHSVVVLIILCLLMDKASLIPMPTIAAILFVVAYNMCGWRNIRNTIKTAPKSDIAVLFVTLVFTVVFDLVVAIGVGMVMASLLFMKRMADVTEAHAWVDVDDEDTDPDNILLKKIPKNTRVFEINGPMFFAAADKYSYMLSDENIDVLCIRMRNVPAIDAAGVEALMGIVKRCEKNNVKVIFSHVNEQPMHAMEKAGFIEHVGKENFCDHIDTALLRAEAIENSIVAASAK; via the coding sequence ATGAAAAACTATTCAAAGGGTCAGTTGGTAAATGATGTCACCGCAGGTGTGATAGTAGCTATAATCGCACTGCCGCTTTCCATCGCGCTGGCACTGGCGTCGGGTGTCGGTCCCGAACAGGGTCTGTATACCGCCATCGTTGCAGGATTCATAGTCGCATTCCTGGGCGGCAGCCGTGTGCAGATAGCAGGTCCTACTGCCGCATTTGCCACCATCGTTGCAGGCATCGTTGCCACAGAGGGTATGGAAGGTCTTGTGATATCCACCATAATGGCGGGCGTTATCATGATCGTCATGGGCTTCTGCCGCTTTGGTGCGCTGATAAAGTATATCCCCGGCACTATAACCAGCGGTTTCACCTTTGGTATAGCCGTGACCATTCTTATCGGTCAGATCAAGGATTTCTTCGGGCTGACCTTCAAAAACTCCCCGGTTGAAACCGTTGACAAGGTAAAGGAGATAGTCCTCTGCTTCGGCAGTCTTAATCCGCAGGCACTTCTTGTGGGCGCTGTATCACTGGCAATACTCATCTTCTGGCCTAAAAAGCTGGAGAAGATACCCGCTTCGCTTATAGCCGTAATAGTCGGTTCTGTGATGGTGGGCGTGCTGGATATGAAGGTAAACACCATAGGAAGCCTGTACAAAGTTTCAAAGGATCTTCCTCCCTTTACCGTACCTCACTTCACCTTTGCAAGAGTAAGGGCACTCCTGCCCAACGCTTTCACCATAGCAATACTCGCAGCTGTTGAATCACTGCTTTCATGCGTTGTTGCCGATGGTATGATAGGTTCAAAGCACCGTTCCAATATGGAGCTTATCGCACAGGGTGCCGCTAATATCGGCTCTGCGCTTTTCGGCGGAATCCCCGCAACAGGCGCTATCGCACGTACAGCCGCAAACGTCAAGAACGGCGGCAGAACTCCCATTGCAGGTATGGTACATTCCGTTGTAGTACTTATAATACTCTGCCTGCTGATGGATAAGGCATCGCTGATACCAATGCCCACCATTGCGGCAATACTCTTTGTGGTGGCATACAATATGTGCGGCTGGCGAAATATCCGCAACACTATAAAGACCGCTCCCAAGAGCGATATCGCTGTACTCTTCGTCACACTGGTATTCACCGTTGTATTCGACCTCGTAGTAGCCATAGGAGTAGGCATGGTAATGGCTTCACTGCTGTTCATGAAGCGTATGGCTGATGTTACCGAGGCTCATGCATGGGTAGATGTTGACGACGAGGACACCGACCCCGATAATATACTCCTTAAAAAGATACCAAAGAATACCAGAGTATTCGAGATAAACGGACCCATGTTCTTTGCGGCTGCCGATAAGTACAGCTATATGCTCTCCGATGAAAATATCGACGTTCTCTGCATACGTATGAGAAACGTGCCCGCCATAGATGCCGCAGGTGTCGAAGCACTTATGGGTATCGTAAAGCGCTGTGAAAAGAACAATGTAAAGGTAATATTCTCACACGTCAACGAACAGCCCATGCACGCCATGGAAAAGGCAGGTTTCATCGAACACGTCGGCAAGGAGAATTTCTGCGACCATATAGATACCGCACTCCTCCGTGCCGAAGCAATCGAGAACAGCATCGTGGCAGCTTCCGCAAAGTAA
- a CDS encoding AEC family transporter has translation MGAGVVILKQIVIMFIILLIGLWCSLKGLITKEGNKQLSKVALYIVNPLLIFMSYQSEYSSKLLRGLMWSFLLSGITFGVAIALSTLLISKKRPEHSLERFSAVYSNCGFIGIPLIRGIYGDEGVLYLTAYITLFNILVWTHGYMTMKESRDFKSFIKAATSPSVIAVFIGLIFYLMQIRLPEILHTSLQYVSDMNTPLAMLIAGSAAAQTNVLKALKNKGLYMVCAYKLFLLPIVAFALVQFLPAPHMVKMVVLIASACPVATTGTMFAIQFDKNPERCSEFFAVSTLLSGLTLPLVTMLGEMF, from the coding sequence ATGGGAGCAGGAGTTGTTATTTTAAAGCAGATAGTCATTATGTTCATAATACTCCTCATCGGACTATGGTGCAGTCTGAAAGGGCTGATAACCAAGGAGGGCAACAAGCAGCTTTCTAAGGTGGCGCTGTATATCGTCAACCCGCTGCTGATATTCATGTCCTACCAGAGTGAGTACAGCAGCAAACTGCTGAGAGGTCTGATGTGGTCGTTCCTGCTTTCAGGAATAACCTTCGGGGTAGCGATAGCGCTTTCAACACTTCTTATAAGCAAAAAACGCCCCGAACATTCTCTGGAGCGCTTCTCGGCTGTATATTCAAACTGCGGATTCATCGGCATACCGCTAATACGGGGAATTTACGGCGATGAGGGCGTACTTTACCTCACGGCGTACATAACACTTTTCAACATCCTTGTATGGACCCACGGCTACATGACCATGAAAGAGAGCCGCGATTTCAAATCATTCATCAAGGCGGCGACTTCACCCTCCGTGATAGCGGTGTTCATAGGGCTTATATTCTACCTTATGCAGATACGTCTGCCCGAGATACTTCACACATCCTTGCAGTATGTCTCGGATATGAACACTCCCCTAGCCATGCTGATAGCAGGCTCAGCGGCGGCACAGACAAACGTGCTGAAAGCCCTGAAAAACAAGGGGCTTTACATGGTGTGCGCCTACAAGCTGTTTTTACTGCCCATAGTTGCCTTTGCGCTGGTGCAATTCCTGCCGGCGCCCCACATGGTAAAAATGGTAGTGCTGATAGCATCTGCCTGCCCTGTTGCAACAACAGGTACCATGTTCGCCATACAGTTCGACAAAAATCCCGAACGCTGTTCAGAATTCTTTGCAGTAAGCACTCTACTCAGCGGACTTACACTCCCGCTGGTGACGATGCTGGGCGAAATGTTCTGA
- a CDS encoding CD1247 N-terminal domain-containing protein: MELSNKAAYIKGLMEGMKIDETTDQGKVLKAMAELMEEMAKAIEDVTVLADETVDVVDSLSDDLSDLEDDFYDEFYGDDDDEDYDYDPDDDTLYECVCPTCGETIVMDDKMVESGSIECPNCGESLEFDFSEDDTEE, encoded by the coding sequence ATGGAGCTCAGCAACAAGGCAGCTTATATCAAGGGTCTTATGGAAGGCATGAAGATCGATGAGACCACCGATCAGGGCAAGGTACTGAAGGCTATGGCTGAACTGATGGAGGAGATGGCAAAGGCTATCGAGGACGTTACTGTTCTGGCTGACGAGACTGTTGATGTAGTTGACAGTTTAAGCGACGATCTTTCCGATCTGGAGGACGATTTCTACGATGAGTTCTACGGTGACGACGATGATGAGGATTATGACTATGATCCCGATGACGACACACTTTACGAGTGTGTATGTCCTACCTGCGGCGAGACCATTGTTATGGACGACAAGATGGTCGAGAGCGGTTCGATAGAATGTCCGAACTGTGGAGAGAGTCTTGAATTTGATTTTTCAGAGGACGATACCGAGGAATAA
- the efp gene encoding elongation factor P yields the protein MVTAGDFRNGMTFEEEGNVMQIVEFQHVKPGKGAAFVRAKVKNVITGSVIEKTYNPTAKFPTAYVERKDMEYSYSDGDLYYFMDAETFELIPVNKSELSDNFKFVKENMVCKILSYKGQVFGVEPPFFVDLEVTETEPGEKGNTATNATKPATVETGAEIRVPLFINTGDKIRIDTRTCEYMERA from the coding sequence ATGGTAACAGCCGGCGATTTCAGAAATGGTATGACTTTTGAAGAGGAAGGCAACGTAATGCAGATCGTTGAATTCCAGCACGTAAAGCCCGGTAAAGGTGCAGCTTTCGTAAGAGCAAAGGTAAAGAACGTAATTACAGGTTCTGTAATTGAAAAGACATACAACCCTACTGCAAAGTTCCCTACTGCTTACGTTGAGAGAAAGGATATGGAATATTCTTACAGCGACGGCGATCTCTACTACTTCATGGATGCAGAGACTTTTGAGCTGATCCCCGTAAACAAGAGCGAGCTTTCCGATAACTTCAAGTTCGTTAAGGAGAACATGGTATGTAAGATCCTTTCCTACAAGGGTCAGGTATTCGGCGTTGAGCCTCCTTTCTTTGTAGACCTCGAAGTTACAGAGACAGAGCCCGGCGAGAAGGGCAACACTGCTACAAATGCTACAAAGCCTGCAACTGTTGAGACAGGTGCTGAGATCAGAGTTCCTCTGTTCATCAACACAGGCGACAAGATCAGGATCGACACACGTACCTGCGAGTACATGGAGCGTGCATAA
- a CDS encoding 6-phosphofructokinase: MNIAVAQSGGPTCAINASLVGVFKEALKTPAIDAVFGSINGIEGMIKDELIDLKMVIRSNEDMELLRQTPSTVLGSCRYKLPAADEDDEVYRKIQANLEKHRIQAFFYIGGNDSMDTVDKLSVYLRSVGSDIRVIGIPKTIDNDLPITDHTPGFGSAAKYVAATVQEIIRDSSVYSVDSVTIIEIMGRHAGWLTASTCVLRANDEIAPHLIYLPECDLDADKFLEDVRIMQAKHKAVIVAVSEGVRIPEENRTDIVVDNFGHEYLSGIGKTLEQLVKDRIGCKVRSIELNVMQRCSSHICSKTDIDEAELIGSEGVKRALAGESGKMVYFKRLSDVPYVITVETTDASQVANKEKFFPKKWVNHARNDITPEAVRYFLPLIQGEVKIAMKNGMPVHFKLK; the protein is encoded by the coding sequence ATGAATATTGCAGTTGCTCAGTCGGGCGGACCGACCTGTGCTATCAACGCGTCCTTGGTAGGGGTATTCAAGGAAGCGCTGAAAACTCCCGCGATAGACGCTGTTTTCGGCTCTATCAACGGTATCGAGGGCATGATCAAGGACGAGCTCATCGACCTCAAAATGGTCATAAGATCCAATGAGGATATGGAGCTTTTAAGGCAGACGCCCTCCACAGTACTCGGTTCATGCAGGTACAAGCTTCCTGCGGCGGACGAAGATGATGAGGTCTACCGCAAGATACAGGCAAATCTTGAAAAGCATCGTATCCAGGCGTTTTTCTACATAGGCGGTAACGATTCGATGGATACGGTGGATAAGCTTTCGGTATATCTGAGATCGGTGGGTTCTGATATCAGGGTCATCGGTATCCCGAAGACTATCGACAACGATCTTCCCATAACCGACCACACTCCCGGCTTCGGTTCGGCGGCGAAATATGTAGCGGCTACCGTGCAGGAGATAATCCGCGACAGTTCGGTATATTCGGTGGATTCGGTAACTATCATCGAGATAATGGGCAGACACGCAGGCTGGCTGACGGCTTCTACCTGTGTGCTGAGGGCTAATGACGAGATAGCCCCCCACCTGATATATCTTCCCGAATGTGACCTTGATGCTGACAAGTTTCTTGAAGATGTGCGCATAATGCAGGCTAAGCACAAGGCGGTCATCGTGGCGGTATCCGAGGGTGTGCGCATACCCGAGGAGAACAGGACGGATATCGTGGTGGATAATTTCGGTCACGAGTACCTGTCGGGCATAGGCAAGACCCTTGAACAGCTGGTAAAGGACAGGATAGGCTGTAAAGTACGTTCCATCGAGCTGAACGTTATGCAGAGGTGTTCCTCACATATCTGCTCCAAAACCGATATCGACGAAGCCGAGCTTATCGGCAGTGAGGGTGTCAAGCGCGCCCTTGCGGGGGAATCGGGCAAGATGGTATACTTCAAGCGTCTCAGCGATGTTCCCTATGTTATAACCGTTGAGACAACCGATGCTTCGCAGGTAGCGAACAAGGAAAAGTTCTTCCCGAAAAAGTGGGTGAACCATGCCCGCAACGATATCACGCCTGAGGCTGTAAGATACTTCCTGCCCCTTATACAGGGCGAAGTGAAGATAGCCATGAAAAACGGTATGCCTGTACATTTCAAGCTGAAATGA
- a CDS encoding AraC family transcriptional regulator, with product MIVHLDGDFETVDYVENRSVLIYDNVDNEEYPVHWHNAIEIVMPLTNGYTMMCDGKTYDLHERDIMIVPAGTLHAMKAQSGRRLIMLFDNRSISSNPALYDLYSVLKSPVMIGEESDEELRISLGNLIKEIYTLYSNFDVLSEVYIYIKLLTLLARIKENQISAVKYDDEKYLEKFGSIIKYIEQNYMYNITLDDLARMAGYSKYHFSRIFKKYSRTTFISFLNHRRIKAAEMLLLDENISVTEAAMQVGFSSLTTFNRVFREIKGCTPTEFRKLYKLTNVTGD from the coding sequence ATGATAGTACATCTGGACGGGGATTTTGAGACAGTCGATTATGTTGAGAATCGAAGTGTCCTGATCTACGATAATGTAGATAATGAAGAGTATCCTGTGCACTGGCACAATGCCATCGAGATAGTTATGCCGCTGACAAACGGCTATACTATGATGTGTGACGGAAAGACCTATGATCTGCATGAGCGGGATATTATGATAGTACCTGCGGGCACGCTGCACGCTATGAAAGCGCAGTCGGGACGCAGACTGATCATGCTGTTCGACAACAGGAGCATAAGCTCGAATCCTGCATTGTATGACCTTTACTCGGTGCTTAAATCGCCTGTTATGATAGGAGAGGAATCCGATGAGGAACTCAGGATATCGCTGGGCAACCTCATAAAAGAGATCTATACGCTGTACAGCAATTTTGATGTTCTTTCTGAGGTATATATCTACATCAAGCTGCTGACACTGCTTGCAAGGATCAAAGAGAATCAGATCAGTGCTGTGAAGTATGACGATGAAAAATATCTGGAAAAATTTGGTAGTATTATCAAGTACATCGAGCAGAACTATATGTACAATATCACACTTGATGATCTGGCAAGAATGGCGGGATACAGCAAGTATCATTTTTCCAGGATATTCAAAAAATACAGCCGTACGACCTTCATAAGCTTTTTGAATCACAGAAGGATAAAAGCTGCTGAAATGCTGCTGCTCGATGAGAATATCTCGGTAACAGAAGCAGCGATGCAGGTAGGATTTTCAAGCCTGACCACCTTTAACAGAGTATTCAGGGAAATAAAGGGCTGTACACCTACTGAGTTCAGGAAGCTGTATAAGCTGACGAATGTTACGGGAGATTAA
- a CDS encoding glycoside hydrolase family 3 C-terminal domain-containing protein has translation MKKYLDETLSAEERAEALTDEMTTEEQASQLRYDAPAVPRLGIPAYNWWNEGIHGFARSGVATMFPQAIGLAAMFDDELTQKTAEVTSEEVRAKYNVYTKEEDRDIYKGLTLWAPNINIFRDPRWGRGHETFGEDPYLTTRNGKAVVRGLQGDGKVMKAAACAKHFAVHSGPEAIRHSFDAKANAKDMEETYLPAFEALVKEAKVESVMGAYNRVNGEPACASDFLMAKLKEWGFDGYFVSDCWAIRDFHENHMVTANAIESTAMALKAGCDVNCGCTYQNLLVALEKGAVTKEDIRTACVHLMRTRMRLGMFDKKTEFDDIPYDKVACKEHKAVSLECAEKSLVMLENNGILPIDEKKYKTIAVIGPNSDSRTALEGNYNGLSDRYITFLNGIQDRFSGRVIFAEGCHLYKDRVSNLAQAGDRYAEAVAAAKFADMTILCLGLDATIEGEEGDTGNEFSSGDKNGLTLPPPQRELVKKIMALGKPVVTVVCAGSAINPESKPDALIHAFYPGEMGGKALAEVLFGDVSPSGKLPVTFYEDTDKLPEFTDYSMKGRTYRYTTENVLYPFGYGLTYGGVKVTKVEYKDGKAVVTAENSGKATEDVIQLYIKDYCEHAVPNVSLCGFKRVKLNEGETAVFEIEVPEKAFTAVDDNGVRKVFGSKFTLFAGTSQPDALSEKLTGIKCASVDITK, from the coding sequence ATGAAAAAGTACCTTGATGAAACCCTCTCGGCGGAGGAAAGAGCTGAAGCGCTCACAGACGAAATGACTACGGAGGAGCAGGCGTCACAGCTGAGATACGACGCGCCTGCCGTTCCGAGACTGGGAATACCCGCATACAACTGGTGGAACGAGGGCATACACGGTTTTGCACGTTCAGGCGTTGCTACCATGTTCCCCCAGGCTATCGGTCTTGCGGCTATGTTCGATGATGAACTGACCCAGAAAACTGCCGAAGTAACTTCGGAGGAAGTAAGAGCTAAGTACAATGTCTACACTAAGGAGGAAGACCGCGATATATACAAGGGTCTTACTCTGTGGGCACCTAATATAAACATATTCCGTGATCCCCGCTGGGGCAGAGGTCATGAGACTTTCGGTGAAGATCCTTATCTTACCACACGCAACGGCAAGGCTGTTGTAAGAGGTCTTCAGGGCGACGGAAAAGTTATGAAGGCTGCTGCTTGTGCTAAGCATTTCGCAGTACACAGTGGTCCCGAGGCTATACGCCATTCATTTGATGCCAAGGCAAATGCAAAGGATATGGAGGAGACTTATCTCCCTGCATTTGAGGCACTGGTAAAGGAAGCTAAGGTAGAAAGCGTTATGGGCGCGTACAACCGTGTAAACGGTGAACCTGCCTGCGCCAGTGATTTCCTGATGGCTAAGCTGAAAGAATGGGGATTTGACGGCTACTTCGTTTCCGACTGCTGGGCTATACGCGATTTCCACGAAAATCACATGGTAACCGCCAACGCTATCGAATCTACCGCTATGGCACTGAAAGCAGGCTGCGATGTTAACTGCGGCTGTACATATCAGAATCTTCTGGTAGCACTTGAAAAGGGTGCTGTTACCAAGGAAGATATCCGTACCGCTTGTGTACACCTGATGCGCACAAGAATGAGACTTGGTATGTTCGATAAGAAGACTGAGTTCGATGATATCCCCTACGATAAGGTAGCTTGCAAGGAACACAAGGCTGTATCACTTGAGTGTGCTGAGAAGTCCCTTGTTATGTTGGAAAACAACGGCATACTGCCTATCGATGAAAAGAAGTACAAGACTATCGCAGTTATAGGTCCTAACTCAGACAGCAGAACAGCACTCGAGGGCAACTACAATGGTCTTTCCGACAGATATATAACATTCCTGAACGGCATTCAGGACAGATTCAGCGGCAGAGTCATCTTCGCTGAGGGCTGCCACCTGTACAAGGACAGAGTTTCTAATCTGGCACAGGCAGGCGACCGTTATGCAGAGGCTGTTGCAGCTGCTAAGTTCGCTGATATGACAATACTCTGCCTTGGTCTCGACGCTACTATCGAGGGCGAAGAGGGCGATACCGGCAACGAGTTCTCCTCGGGCGACAAGAATGGTCTGACACTGCCTCCTCCCCAGAGAGAACTGGTGAAGAAGATAATGGCACTGGGCAAGCCTGTTGTTACTGTTGTATGCGCAGGTTCGGCTATAAATCCCGAAAGCAAGCCCGATGCACTGATACACGCATTCTATCCCGGTGAAATGGGCGGTAAGGCACTGGCTGAGGTTCTCTTCGGTGATGTTTCACCTTCCGGCAAGCTGCCTGTTACATTCTATGAGGATACCGATAAACTGCCCGAATTCACTGATTATTCCATGAAGGGCAGAACATACCGCTACACCACCGAGAACGTACTGTATCCTTTCGGCTACGGACTTACCTACGGCGGTGTTAAGGTCACAAAGGTTGAATACAAGGACGGCAAGGCAGTAGTTACCGCAGAAAACAGCGGCAAGGCTACCGAGGACGTTATACAGCTTTATATTAAGGACTACTGCGAACACGCAGTACCCAATGTCAGCCTGTGCGGATTCAAGCGCGTTAAGCTGAATGAAGGCGAGACCGCTGTATTCGAGATAGAAGTTCCTGAAAAGGCATTCACAGCAGTTGACGACAACGGCGTGAGAAAGGTATTCGGCAGCAAGTTCACTCTGTTTGCAGGAACCTCTCAGCCTGATGCACTCAGCGAGAAGCTGACGGGTATCAAGTGCGCAAGCGTTGATATAACCAAGTAA
- a CDS encoding helix-turn-helix transcriptional regulator, with product MPELKTRLKELRASRDMKQGDLAELVGVRRETIIRLEKGQYNPSLKLAMDIAAVFGVSVEEIFSFED from the coding sequence ATGCCCGAACTGAAAACACGACTAAAGGAACTCAGAGCTTCGAGAGATATGAAGCAGGGCGATCTCGCCGAACTGGTGGGGGTCAGGAGAGAAACTATAATCAGACTTGAAAAAGGACAGTACAACCCCTCTTTGAAGCTGGCGATGGACATAGCCGCGGTGTTCGGCGTATCGGTGGAAGAGATATTCAGCTTTGAGGACTAA